Proteins from a genomic interval of Quercus lobata isolate SW786 chromosome 11, ValleyOak3.0 Primary Assembly, whole genome shotgun sequence:
- the LOC115967538 gene encoding pentatricopeptide repeat-containing protein At1g05600-like: MTVRWPRLLTPTHLSQIIRNQKNPLTALQIFKEAKYKYPSYCHNGPVYATIIGILGNDGQICEMKEVIDWMKEDSCECKDSVFVNAIKTYARAGLLDEAISLFKRIPQFNCVNKTESFNTLLQILVNESKLEAAHRLFLESSYGWEVKSRIRSLNLLMDALCQRGRSDLALQIFLEMNYQGCYPNKESYQILMKGLCKDGRMNEATHLLYSMFWRISQKGSGEDIVVYRTLLYALCDNQQVEKAMEILGKILRKGLKAPKRCFQHLDLSQCSSGEDIEGTKRLINEALIRGGIPSLASYSAMAIDLYNEGKISEANKVIIQMKERGFRPTNLIFEAKIAALCMGGNVDAAVKVIEEEMEGNCVPNVMAYNIVLKGLCNERKSVLAVGYLKNMAKKLGCNADKETYSIVIDGLYRESRYLEASQVLQEMLIKSYWPCVDTYNILIRGLCSVGRQYEAVLWLEEMISQGMKPELSVWNSLVASVCSNMVDIEVCSQTFK; encoded by the coding sequence aTGACTGTGAGATGGCCAAGACTTTTGACACCGACGCACCTTTCTCAAATTATTCGAAACCAGAAAAACCCATTAACGGCACTTCAAATCTTCAAGGAAGCCAAATACAAGTACCCCAGTTACTGTCATAATGGTCCAGTCTATGCCACCATCATTGGCATCCTTGGAAATGATGGTCAGATTTGTGAGATGAAAGAGGTGATTGATTGGATGAAAGAGGACTCATGTGAATGCAAGGATTCTGTCTTTGTTAATGCAATCAAAACCTATGCAAGAGCTGGATTGCTAGATGAAGCAATCTCTCTTTTTAAAAGAATTCCTCAGTTCAACTGCGTGAATAAGACAGAATCTTTCAATACCCTGTTGCAGATATTGGTCAATGAATCTAAGCTTGAAGCTGCTCATCGTTTGTTCTTAGAGAGCTCTTATGGGTGGGAAGTGAAGTCTCGAATTAGATCTTTGAACTTGCTCATGGATGCTCTGTGCCAGAGGGGTCGTTCTGATCTTGCATTGCAAATCTTCTTAGAGATGAATTATCAAGGTTGCTATCCAAATAAGGAAAGCTATCAGATTCTAATGAAAGGGTTGTGTAAAGATGGGAGGATGAATGAGGCCACACATTTGTTGTATTCAATGTTTTGGAGGATCTCTCAGAAGGGTAGTGGTGAGGATATTGTAGTCTATAGAACCTTGTTATATGCATTATGTGATAATCAGCAAGTTGAAAAGGCTATGGAAATTCTTGGTAAGATTTTAAGGAAGGGGCTGAAGGCTCCTAAGCGCTGTTTCCAGCATCTTGATCTCAGTCAGTGTAGTAGTGGTGAAGATATAGAAGGCACCAAGCGCTTGATTAATGAGGCTTTGATCAGAGGTGGGATTCCCAGTTTGGCTAGTTATAGTGCTATGGCTATTGATCTTTACAATGAGGGTAAGATTAGTGAAGCTAACAAAGTTATCAttcaaatgaaagaaagagGATTTAGGCCAACAAACTTAATTTTTGAAGCCAAGATTGCAGCATTGTGTATGGGAGGGAATGTTGATGCTGCAGTGAAGGTAATTGAAGAGGAAATGGAGGGAAATTGTGTACCAAATGTTATGGCATATAATATTGTGCTGAAAGGATTGTGTAATGAGAGGAAATCAGTGCTTGCTGTTGGGTATTTGAAGAATATGGCTAAGAAATTGGGTTGCAATGCAGACAAGGAAACTTACAGCATTGTAATTGATGGGTTATATCGTGAAAGTAGATATCTTGAAGCAAGTCAAGTGTTGCAGGAGATGTTAATAAAATCATATTGGCCTTGTGTTGATACTTATAATATACTTATCAGGGGTCTTTGCTCTGTGGGCAGGCAATACGAAGCTGTTTTGTGGTTAGAGGAGATGATTAGCCAGGGTATGAAGCCAGAACTTTCTGTATGGAACTCGTTGGTAGCTTCTGTATGTTCCAACATGGTTGACATTGAGGTGTGCTCTCAGACATTTAAGTAG